In Akkermansia muciniphila, one DNA window encodes the following:
- the gltB gene encoding glutamate synthase large subunit, with the protein MNSDQFETGIPAPQGLYDFEQERDACGVGLVADLKNEPSHKIIEMGITVLKRLMHRGAVGSDPDTGDGAGILLALPDEFFRLALPNKLPARGKYGVAMMFGGCGHEEELEAAVTENGSSVIAWRQVPMDRDSIGKNAQRTCPLIRQLFIDGSGFADQAEFERKLFVMRREMERRVEGCYVCSCSSRSIVYKGLFLGTQIEGFYGDLASEHFKSPLALVHQRYSTNTFPTWSLAHPFRYLAHNGEINTLRGNLNHLSVREPHLSSTLLGDDLQKLLPLISPGQSDSACLDNMVELLAAAGRDLRHVMLMLMPQAWGVNYHLGPDVRGFFEYHSAMMEPWDGPTAVVFSDGINAGAMLDRNGLRPARYTLTTDDIFILASETGVADIPAEKVARKGRLRPGEMIYCDLVHHRLVSDAETKNEMARRMPYRRWVEKNKISVRSLFDSISASAEMPDLVGRQRQFGFTQEDVELIIRPMMLKGAEPLGSMGNDAPLAVLSGKAPLLFNYFKQLFAQVTNPPIDPIREELVMSLTTYIGNHPNILEETPEHARLIKMARPVITDEELNRLCNIREAGFPSARLPLQFPEGGDGKALRETLESLAESAVGLVRSGVRILVLTDRNIGNGYLPVPSLLACSVVNRALASAGLRSDVGLILETGEARETMHFALLLGFGATAVNPYLALATVTSLAAPQDCPLDVVKASGNYINAIDKGLLKIMSKMGISTLRSYRSSQLFEAVGLNRELIDEFFPGTVSRVGGIGLDEIAAECNQRAAQHAEHGDKLDAGGQYKYKKGGENHLWNPQTLQAFRAAVRDNDERKYREFADYSNRQAQHLCTLRGLFEFAPADAIPLEEVESVDSILRRFVSGAMSLGSLSPEAHETIAIAMNKIGAKSNSGEGGEDEARYEPNARGEVRYSAIKQVASGRFGVTINYLRHASELQIKMAQGAKPGEGGQLPAHKVDPYIARLRHSMPNVSLISPPPHHDIYSIEDLAQLIYDLRNSNPDARVSVKLVSEVGIGAVAAGVVKAHADVVVVSGHDGGTGASPLTSVKHAGLPWELGLAETQQTLVLNKLRSRVRLQVDGQLRTGRDVVMAALLGAEEFGFGTAILISIGCAMLRRCHENTCPVGVATQDPALRAKFSGKPEYVINYLRFVARETREILASLGLRSLDEAVGRTDLLSVNRAIDFYKARHLDFSSILHAAEGDGRRFDPSFEKEPLDNYDRRHLLPALKPLLEKGEKMELCRDVRNVDRTVGTELSGELVMKFGPRGLAEDTLTVHFTGCAGQSFGAFLAPGVTFELVGEANDFVGKGLSGGKIIVRPPDHISYVPSDNVIAGNVIGYGATSGSIFLHGQAGERFAIRNSGAKMVVEGIGDHGCEYMTGGRVAVLGKVGVNFAAGMTGGLAYVYDADNNFDQKCNLGSVDLETVMPHSADEAELLQLIYEHYMATRSRRAYDLLNNWPEERGKFIKVFPVEYRHALAMHS; encoded by the coding sequence ATGAATAGCGATCAATTTGAGACAGGCATTCCTGCGCCGCAGGGATTGTATGATTTTGAACAGGAGAGGGACGCCTGCGGCGTGGGCCTGGTGGCTGACCTGAAAAATGAACCGAGCCACAAAATCATTGAAATGGGAATTACTGTTCTCAAGAGGCTCATGCACCGCGGAGCCGTGGGAAGCGATCCGGATACCGGGGACGGCGCGGGCATTCTGCTGGCCCTTCCGGATGAATTTTTCCGCCTGGCGCTTCCCAACAAGCTTCCCGCCAGAGGCAAATACGGGGTGGCCATGATGTTCGGCGGATGCGGCCATGAAGAGGAATTGGAAGCCGCCGTTACGGAAAACGGCAGCAGCGTGATTGCGTGGAGGCAGGTTCCTATGGACCGGGACAGCATCGGTAAAAACGCCCAGCGCACATGTCCCCTGATCCGTCAGTTATTCATTGACGGCAGCGGTTTTGCGGATCAGGCGGAATTTGAACGCAAGCTGTTTGTGATGCGCCGGGAAATGGAACGGCGCGTGGAAGGCTGTTATGTGTGCAGCTGCTCCAGCCGCAGCATTGTGTACAAGGGGCTGTTCCTCGGCACGCAGATTGAAGGATTTTACGGAGACCTGGCCAGCGAGCATTTTAAATCCCCTCTGGCCCTTGTCCACCAGCGCTACAGCACGAATACGTTCCCAACCTGGAGCCTGGCCCATCCCTTCAGGTATCTGGCACACAACGGGGAAATCAACACCCTGCGCGGGAACCTGAACCACCTGAGCGTGCGTGAGCCGCATTTGTCCTCCACCCTGCTGGGGGATGACCTGCAGAAGCTGCTGCCCCTTATTTCCCCCGGCCAGAGCGATTCCGCCTGTCTGGACAACATGGTTGAGCTGCTGGCCGCCGCCGGGCGGGACCTGCGCCATGTCATGCTCATGCTCATGCCGCAGGCCTGGGGCGTCAACTACCATTTAGGGCCGGATGTGCGCGGTTTCTTTGAATACCACTCCGCCATGATGGAACCCTGGGACGGCCCGACCGCCGTCGTTTTTTCCGATGGTATCAATGCAGGAGCCATGCTGGACCGCAACGGCCTGCGCCCTGCGCGCTATACGCTGACCACGGATGACATTTTCATTCTGGCTTCGGAAACGGGCGTGGCGGACATTCCCGCGGAAAAAGTAGCCCGCAAAGGCCGCCTCCGTCCCGGGGAAATGATTTATTGCGACCTGGTGCACCACCGGCTGGTATCCGATGCTGAAACCAAGAATGAAATGGCCAGGCGCATGCCCTACCGCCGCTGGGTGGAGAAAAACAAGATTTCCGTCCGTTCCCTGTTTGATTCCATTTCCGCCTCTGCGGAAATGCCGGACCTCGTGGGCCGCCAGCGCCAGTTCGGATTCACCCAGGAGGATGTGGAGCTGATCATCCGCCCCATGATGCTGAAAGGCGCGGAACCTCTCGGCTCCATGGGAAATGACGCGCCGCTGGCCGTCCTCTCCGGAAAGGCTCCCCTCCTGTTCAATTATTTCAAGCAGCTCTTCGCCCAGGTGACCAACCCTCCCATCGACCCCATCCGGGAGGAGCTGGTCATGAGCCTGACCACATACATAGGCAACCATCCCAACATTCTGGAAGAAACGCCGGAGCATGCCCGTCTTATCAAGATGGCGCGTCCCGTCATTACGGATGAAGAGCTCAACCGCCTCTGCAATATTCGGGAGGCCGGCTTCCCCTCCGCCAGGCTTCCCCTCCAGTTCCCGGAAGGCGGGGACGGGAAAGCCCTGCGGGAGACGCTGGAAAGCCTGGCGGAATCCGCCGTGGGCCTGGTCAGGTCTGGCGTGCGCATTCTGGTGCTGACGGACCGCAACATAGGGAACGGCTACCTTCCCGTTCCCAGCCTTCTGGCCTGTTCCGTGGTGAACCGCGCGCTGGCTTCCGCCGGGCTGCGTTCCGACGTGGGGCTGATTCTGGAAACCGGGGAGGCGAGGGAAACAATGCATTTTGCGCTTCTGCTGGGCTTCGGAGCCACGGCGGTCAATCCGTACCTGGCTCTGGCGACGGTTACTTCCCTGGCCGCGCCGCAGGACTGCCCGCTGGATGTGGTGAAAGCCTCCGGAAACTACATCAATGCCATAGACAAGGGATTGCTCAAAATCATGTCCAAGATGGGCATTTCCACGTTGCGCAGCTACCGCTCCTCCCAGCTGTTCGAGGCTGTGGGGCTGAACCGGGAACTGATTGACGAATTCTTTCCCGGCACCGTCAGCCGCGTAGGCGGCATAGGGCTGGATGAAATAGCCGCGGAATGCAACCAGCGCGCCGCTCAACACGCGGAACACGGAGACAAGCTGGATGCGGGAGGGCAGTACAAGTATAAAAAAGGCGGGGAGAACCATCTCTGGAATCCGCAGACGCTTCAGGCTTTCCGCGCTGCCGTGCGTGACAATGACGAACGGAAATACCGGGAATTCGCGGATTACAGCAATCGGCAGGCGCAGCATCTCTGCACCCTGCGCGGCCTGTTTGAATTTGCTCCGGCGGACGCTATCCCCCTGGAAGAAGTGGAAAGCGTGGATTCCATCTTGCGCCGTTTCGTTTCCGGGGCCATGTCTTTGGGTTCCCTCAGTCCGGAAGCCCATGAAACCATCGCCATTGCGATGAACAAAATAGGAGCCAAGAGCAATTCCGGGGAAGGGGGGGAAGATGAAGCCCGCTATGAACCCAACGCCCGGGGCGAAGTTCGCTACAGCGCCATCAAGCAGGTGGCGAGCGGGCGTTTTGGCGTGACTATTAATTATCTGCGCCACGCTTCCGAGCTCCAGATTAAGATGGCCCAGGGGGCCAAGCCCGGGGAAGGGGGGCAGCTCCCGGCGCACAAGGTGGATCCGTACATCGCCCGGCTGCGCCATTCCATGCCGAACGTCAGCCTCATTTCTCCTCCTCCGCATCATGACATTTACTCCATTGAAGACCTGGCCCAGTTAATTTACGACCTGCGCAACTCCAATCCGGATGCCCGTGTCTCCGTCAAGCTTGTTTCCGAGGTGGGCATCGGCGCGGTTGCCGCGGGCGTGGTGAAGGCCCATGCGGATGTGGTTGTGGTCAGCGGCCACGACGGCGGAACGGGAGCTTCTCCTCTCACCAGCGTGAAGCACGCCGGGCTGCCGTGGGAGCTGGGGCTGGCGGAAACGCAGCAGACGCTTGTGCTCAACAAGCTCCGTTCCCGCGTCCGTCTCCAGGTGGACGGCCAGCTGCGCACCGGGAGGGACGTCGTGATGGCCGCCCTGCTGGGGGCGGAGGAATTCGGTTTTGGAACCGCCATTCTGATCTCCATCGGTTGCGCCATGCTCCGCAGGTGCCATGAAAATACGTGTCCGGTAGGCGTCGCTACGCAGGATCCGGCCCTGAGGGCCAAATTCAGCGGCAAGCCGGAATACGTCATCAACTACCTCCGCTTTGTGGCCCGGGAAACGCGGGAAATCCTGGCTTCCTTGGGGCTTCGTTCCCTGGATGAAGCCGTAGGCAGGACGGATCTGCTTTCCGTCAACCGCGCCATAGATTTTTACAAGGCCCGGCATTTGGATTTCTCCTCCATCCTGCATGCGGCAGAGGGGGACGGACGCAGATTTGACCCCTCTTTTGAAAAGGAACCGCTGGACAACTACGACCGCCGCCATTTGCTGCCGGCATTGAAGCCCCTGCTGGAAAAGGGGGAAAAGATGGAACTCTGCCGCGACGTCCGCAATGTGGACCGGACGGTGGGGACGGAGCTTTCCGGCGAACTGGTGATGAAATTCGGGCCGCGCGGCCTGGCGGAAGATACGCTGACGGTGCACTTCACCGGATGCGCGGGGCAAAGCTTCGGGGCTTTTCTGGCTCCCGGCGTTACCTTTGAACTTGTCGGGGAAGCGAATGACTTTGTCGGGAAGGGCCTGTCCGGCGGCAAAATCATCGTGCGCCCCCCGGACCATATTTCCTACGTACCGTCGGACAACGTCATCGCCGGAAACGTCATCGGCTATGGGGCCACTTCCGGCAGCATCTTCCTTCACGGTCAGGCCGGGGAACGTTTCGCCATCCGCAACAGCGGCGCCAAAATGGTGGTGGAAGGCATCGGCGACCACGGCTGTGAATACATGACCGGGGGCCGTGTGGCGGTGCTCGGCAAGGTGGGCGTCAATTTCGCCGCGGGGATGACCGGCGGCCTGGCCTACGTGTATGATGCGGACAACAACTTCGATCAGAAATGCAACCTGGGCAGCGTGGACCTGGAAACAGTCATGCCGCATTCCGCTGATGAAGCGGAACTGCTTCAGCTCATTTACGAGCATTACATGGCTACCAGGAGCCGCAGGGCTTACGACCTGTTAAATAACTGGCCGGAAGAACGCGGCAAATTCATCAAGGTATTCCCGGTGGAATACCGGCATGCCCTGGCTATGCATTCCTGA
- the carB gene encoding carbamoyl-phosphate synthase large subunit — translation MPKDTSIKKILVIGSGPIVIGQGCEFDYSGTQACKALREEGYEVVLVNSNPATIMTDPETSPRTYIEPITPEFVEKIIIREKPDALLPTLGGQTALNCAMELHRSGVLEREKVRMIGANADAIDRGEDRNLFKEAMLRIGLDVPRSGIAHTMEEARRVAGDIGSFPLIVRPAFTLGGMGGGVAYNKTEFEEICARGLDLSPVSEILIEESLIGWKEFEMEVMRDRADNCVVICSIENIDPMGVHTGDSITVAPIQTLTDREYQAMRDASFAVIREIGVETGGSNIQFAINPANGRMIVIEMNPRVSRSSALASKATGFPIAKLAAKLAVGYTLDELRNDITRETPACFEPTIDYVVTKVPRFTFEKFKQADEHLTTSMKSVGEAMAIGRTFKESLQKALRSLETGRWGWGFDAKAPQAPSAEEITRKLAVPTAERIFWIQTAFSNGFSLDEVQQLTQIDPWFLAQMQDLARAGDSLDKLDLREAKKLGFSDRQIALARGTTEENIRKERLEQGIVPGYRLVDTCAAEFEAYTPYFYSTYGDENEARETGRKKILILGGGPNRIGQGIEFDYCCVHASIALREMGYETIIVNSNPETVSTDYDSSDKLFFEPLTLEDVLHICEQEKPDGVIVQFGGQTPLNLANALEAHGVPIIGTSPKAIDLAEDREHFSALLKELGLKQADAGTATNVEDAAAIAARIGYPVLLRPSFVLGGRGMIIVYEEKELRRYMNEAVEASEERPVLIDRFLENAVEIDVDVIADRERAVIGAIMQHVEPAGIHSGDSASMIPAMGISMKMHKEITRASKELARKLNVCGLMNIQFAVKDEQLYVIEVNPRASRTVPFVSKSIGRPLAKLAAQVMAGKTLAELGFTREITPEYYCVKEAVFPWGRFPGIDVVLGPEMKSTGEVMGIDPDPDIAFAKSQVSAFNPLPTEGKVFISVNDRDKDRVLHMARQLADMGFTLCATRGTMIHLLQHDIECERAYKVNEARRPNIVDHIKNGDIDFIINTPGSHDARADDIIIRSSAIAAKTSYCTNLASAQACVNAIEALKNKNLQVCTIQEYHAQNL, via the coding sequence ATGCCTAAAGACACCTCCATTAAAAAGATTCTCGTGATCGGGTCCGGCCCGATCGTCATCGGCCAGGGCTGCGAATTCGACTACTCCGGCACCCAAGCCTGCAAAGCCCTCCGGGAAGAAGGTTATGAAGTAGTGCTGGTGAACTCCAATCCCGCCACCATCATGACGGATCCGGAGACCTCCCCGCGCACTTATATTGAACCGATCACCCCGGAGTTCGTGGAGAAAATCATCATCCGGGAAAAACCGGATGCCCTTCTCCCGACCCTGGGCGGGCAGACGGCCCTGAACTGCGCCATGGAACTGCACCGCAGCGGCGTGCTGGAGAGGGAAAAGGTGCGTATGATCGGAGCCAACGCGGACGCCATTGACCGCGGGGAGGACCGCAACCTGTTCAAGGAAGCCATGCTCCGCATTGGCTTGGACGTGCCGCGTTCCGGCATTGCGCACACCATGGAGGAAGCGCGCCGGGTAGCCGGGGACATCGGTTCCTTTCCCCTGATTGTCCGCCCCGCCTTCACGCTGGGCGGCATGGGAGGCGGCGTGGCGTACAATAAAACGGAATTTGAGGAGATATGCGCCCGGGGGCTGGATCTTTCCCCCGTTTCCGAAATCCTGATTGAAGAGTCCCTGATCGGCTGGAAAGAATTTGAAATGGAGGTAATGAGGGACCGCGCGGACAATTGCGTGGTCATTTGCTCCATTGAAAACATCGACCCCATGGGCGTGCATACAGGGGATTCCATCACCGTAGCCCCCATCCAGACCCTCACGGACCGTGAATACCAGGCCATGCGGGACGCTTCCTTCGCCGTCATCCGGGAGATCGGCGTGGAGACGGGCGGTTCCAACATCCAGTTCGCCATTAATCCGGCCAACGGCCGCATGATTGTCATTGAAATGAACCCCCGCGTTTCCCGTTCCTCCGCGCTGGCTTCCAAGGCCACGGGGTTCCCCATTGCCAAACTGGCCGCCAAACTGGCCGTGGGCTACACGCTGGACGAACTGCGGAATGACATCACGCGGGAAACGCCCGCCTGCTTTGAGCCCACCATCGACTATGTGGTTACCAAGGTCCCCCGCTTCACGTTTGAAAAGTTCAAGCAGGCGGACGAACACCTGACCACGTCCATGAAGTCCGTAGGGGAGGCCATGGCCATCGGACGCACTTTCAAGGAATCCCTGCAAAAGGCCCTGCGTTCCCTGGAAACGGGACGCTGGGGCTGGGGATTTGACGCGAAGGCTCCGCAGGCGCCTTCCGCAGAAGAGATCACGCGGAAACTGGCTGTTCCCACGGCGGAACGCATTTTCTGGATTCAAACGGCGTTCAGCAACGGATTTTCCCTGGATGAAGTGCAGCAGCTTACCCAGATTGATCCCTGGTTCCTGGCGCAAATGCAGGACCTGGCCAGAGCGGGCGACAGCCTGGACAAGCTGGATTTGCGGGAAGCCAAGAAGCTGGGCTTTTCCGACCGGCAAATCGCCCTGGCCCGGGGAACCACGGAAGAAAACATCCGGAAGGAACGTCTGGAACAGGGCATTGTGCCCGGATACCGGCTGGTGGATACCTGCGCCGCGGAGTTCGAAGCCTACACCCCCTACTTTTATTCCACCTATGGAGATGAAAATGAAGCCCGCGAAACAGGCAGAAAAAAAATCCTCATCCTGGGCGGCGGCCCGAACCGCATTGGCCAGGGGATTGAATTCGACTACTGCTGCGTGCACGCCTCCATAGCTCTGCGGGAAATGGGTTATGAAACCATCATCGTAAACTCCAACCCGGAAACCGTCTCCACGGACTACGATTCCTCCGACAAGCTTTTCTTTGAACCCCTGACGCTGGAAGACGTGCTTCATATCTGCGAGCAGGAGAAGCCGGACGGAGTCATCGTCCAGTTCGGAGGCCAGACTCCGCTGAACCTGGCCAACGCTCTGGAAGCCCACGGCGTGCCCATCATCGGCACCAGCCCCAAGGCCATTGACCTGGCGGAAGACCGCGAACATTTCTCCGCCCTGTTGAAGGAACTGGGGCTGAAACAGGCGGATGCAGGAACGGCCACCAATGTGGAAGACGCCGCCGCCATTGCCGCGCGCATCGGTTACCCGGTGCTGCTGCGCCCCTCCTTCGTGCTGGGCGGACGCGGCATGATCATTGTATATGAGGAAAAAGAACTGCGCCGGTACATGAATGAAGCCGTGGAAGCTTCCGAAGAACGCCCCGTGCTGATTGACCGTTTCCTGGAAAATGCCGTGGAGATTGACGTGGATGTCATCGCGGACAGGGAGCGCGCCGTCATCGGAGCCATCATGCAGCATGTGGAACCGGCGGGCATCCATTCCGGGGACTCCGCCAGCATGATTCCCGCCATGGGCATTTCCATGAAAATGCACAAGGAAATCACGCGGGCTTCCAAGGAGCTGGCGCGCAAACTGAACGTCTGCGGGCTGATGAACATCCAGTTTGCCGTAAAAGATGAACAGCTTTACGTCATTGAGGTGAATCCGCGCGCTTCCCGCACCGTGCCGTTCGTCTCCAAATCCATCGGAAGGCCCCTCGCCAAGCTGGCCGCACAGGTCATGGCCGGCAAAACGCTGGCGGAACTGGGCTTTACCCGGGAAATCACTCCGGAATACTATTGCGTGAAGGAAGCCGTTTTCCCATGGGGCCGCTTCCCGGGCATCGACGTGGTGCTGGGGCCGGAGATGAAATCCACCGGAGAGGTAATGGGCATTGATCCCGACCCGGACATCGCCTTCGCAAAATCCCAGGTCAGCGCATTCAATCCCCTGCCGACGGAAGGCAAAGTCTTCATTTCCGTAAATGACCGGGACAAGGACCGGGTGCTTCACATGGCCCGGCAGCTGGCGGACATGGGATTCACGCTGTGCGCCACGCGCGGCACGATGATTCACCTGCTCCAGCACGACATTGAATGCGAACGCGCCTACAAAGTCAACGAGGCGCGCCGCCCCAACATCGTGGACCATATTAAAAACGGGGACATTGATTTCATCATCAACACGCCCGGCTCCCACGACGCGCGAGCGGACGACATCATCATCCGTTCCTCCGCCATTGCCGCCAAAACCTCCTATTGCACCAACCTGGCTTCCGCGCAGGCCTGCGTGAATGCCATTGAGGCGCTGAAGAACAAAAATCTTCAGGTGTGCACCATTCAGGAATACCACGCCCAAAACCTTTAA
- a CDS encoding glutamine synthetase III, whose protein sequence is MMSDSTRTQAISAIASLPVGGASESAPVSIDYYGADVFSTEVMKKYLPKDTAKTLLATIQDGLPLNADIAADVAHAMKQWALERGATHYTHWFQPMTGSTAEKHDSFLDPKGMEPIMSFSGKNLIVSEPDASSFPSGGLRCTFEARGYTAWDPTSPAFIKRHGNGATLCIPTAYCSYTGDALDKKTPLLRSRQALGNAVKKLMKCFGLPDEHVTITLGPEQEYFLIDKNFYLNRPDLVQTGRTLFGAPPAKHQQLEDHYFGSIKPRVLNFMSDVEQELWRLGIPAKTRHNEVAPAQFELAPLFEDVNLAIDHNMLVMEVLRQQASKHGLVCLLHEKPFAGVNGSGKHNNWSISYGNKNLLDPGSDPQQNAIFLTVLTAIIEAVDKHSDLLRNSVASAGNDHRLGANEAPPAIISIFLGAQLNEVIENMINGSSGCGKRNDTLKIGVDTLPVLPRDATDRNRTSPFAFTGNKFEFRAPGSSQSCAGPMMTLNTIVAESLDSLAEELSSFAPETFLPQLQETLKRRISEHKRIIFNGDNYSEEWVKEAERRGLPNLKNTMTALHTLVNEKNVALFEKYGVFSRRELESRFEIFLEEYHRRIRIEGRLSWEMAATIILPALRNEYEQTVSALSRALDAKRTSGTAALQKLADKLGDALDSIVSDLDTLETALTSCHEDILVAMSRLRTSVDAAETLVNDRSWPLPKYREMLFIY, encoded by the coding sequence ATGATGAGTGACTCGACACGAACACAAGCCATCAGCGCCATCGCTTCCCTGCCCGTGGGCGGAGCAAGCGAAAGCGCCCCGGTCAGCATTGATTATTACGGAGCGGATGTCTTCAGCACGGAAGTGATGAAGAAGTACCTGCCCAAAGATACGGCAAAAACCCTCCTGGCCACTATCCAGGACGGACTTCCTCTGAACGCGGACATTGCCGCGGATGTGGCCCACGCCATGAAGCAGTGGGCTCTGGAACGGGGAGCCACTCACTATACGCACTGGTTCCAGCCCATGACGGGCTCCACGGCGGAGAAGCACGATTCCTTCCTGGACCCCAAGGGAATGGAACCCATCATGAGCTTCTCCGGCAAAAACCTGATTGTGAGCGAACCGGACGCGTCCAGTTTCCCTTCCGGCGGCCTGCGCTGCACCTTTGAGGCCCGCGGATACACCGCCTGGGACCCCACCAGCCCCGCCTTCATCAAGAGGCACGGGAACGGAGCCACGCTCTGCATCCCTACCGCCTACTGTTCCTATACGGGAGACGCGCTGGATAAGAAGACTCCGCTGCTGCGCTCCCGCCAGGCATTGGGCAACGCCGTCAAGAAGCTGATGAAGTGCTTCGGCCTTCCGGATGAACACGTGACCATCACGCTGGGGCCGGAACAGGAGTACTTCCTCATTGACAAGAACTTCTACCTGAACCGCCCGGACCTGGTCCAGACAGGGCGCACCCTTTTCGGCGCACCTCCCGCCAAGCACCAGCAGCTGGAAGACCATTATTTCGGCTCCATCAAACCCCGCGTCCTTAATTTCATGAGCGACGTGGAACAGGAACTCTGGAGACTGGGGATCCCGGCCAAGACCCGCCACAACGAAGTGGCGCCCGCGCAATTTGAACTGGCCCCTCTGTTTGAGGACGTGAACCTGGCGATCGACCACAACATGCTGGTGATGGAGGTTCTGCGCCAGCAGGCCAGCAAGCACGGCCTGGTATGCCTGCTTCATGAAAAGCCCTTTGCTGGCGTCAACGGTTCCGGCAAGCATAACAACTGGTCCATTTCCTACGGGAACAAGAACCTGCTTGACCCCGGCTCGGATCCGCAGCAAAACGCCATTTTCCTGACCGTCCTGACCGCCATCATCGAGGCCGTTGACAAACACAGCGACTTGCTGCGAAATTCCGTGGCCAGCGCCGGGAACGACCACCGCCTTGGCGCGAACGAAGCCCCCCCGGCCATTATCTCCATTTTCCTGGGCGCCCAGCTCAATGAAGTAATTGAGAATATGATCAACGGCTCTTCCGGCTGCGGCAAGCGCAACGATACGCTCAAGATCGGCGTGGACACGCTGCCCGTCCTTCCCCGGGACGCGACGGACCGCAACCGCACCAGCCCGTTCGCCTTCACCGGCAACAAGTTTGAATTCCGCGCACCGGGCTCATCTCAATCCTGCGCGGGTCCCATGATGACCCTGAACACCATTGTGGCGGAATCCCTCGATTCCCTGGCGGAAGAACTTTCCTCCTTCGCTCCGGAAACATTCCTGCCGCAGCTCCAGGAAACGCTCAAGCGCAGGATTTCCGAACACAAGAGAATCATCTTCAACGGGGACAATTATTCGGAAGAATGGGTGAAAGAAGCGGAACGCCGCGGCCTCCCCAACCTGAAAAATACGATGACGGCCCTTCACACCCTGGTGAATGAAAAGAATGTGGCCCTGTTTGAAAAATACGGCGTCTTTTCCAGGCGGGAGCTGGAATCCAGGTTTGAGATTTTCCTGGAAGAATACCACAGGCGCATCCGCATTGAAGGCCGCCTGTCCTGGGAAATGGCCGCCACCATCATTCTCCCCGCTCTGCGCAATGAATACGAGCAAACCGTTTCCGCGCTCTCCAGGGCGCTGGACGCCAAGCGGACCAGCGGCACCGCCGCCCTGCAGAAGCTGGCGGACAAGCTGGGCGACGCCCTGGATTCCATCGTATCCGACCTGGATACCCTGGAAACGGCGCTTACGAGCTGCCATGAGGACATCCTCGTTGCGATGTCCCGATTGAGAACCAGCGTCGATGCCGCAGAAACCCTGGTGAACGACCGGTCCTGGCCTCTCCCCAAGTACCGGGAAATGCTGTTCATCTATTAG